The genome window TTCAGGAGATTCATTCTGACAGACTATTCTGAAGTCTGGAGTATTATACGCCAACTGAAAATGTGCtcattacatttctttaaaatcttttcaGTGACTAGAAGGAAATACTGCAGCTCAAATAAAATCTAGGGCTGCTTTGGGAGGAAGTGAGTGAAATGAGACCTGGGATCCTGCTTTTTTTACACTTGGCATGTATGGATATGCTTGATTCCAAGATTTTAAGGCATAATTTTAGAATTGTGCCTATGAATTGAAATGAGCCTATGGGCAATTACTTTAATGGTTAATGTAGCTCATGTACATCTTCTGGTACATTTCCAATACATATTTACTAAGTTGCCAGTTTTTTTCCAATTAATTTCATTTCTATACATCAgattttcataataataataataatattgcaatatatactgaaataaaaaaaatgctttatgtaaaatgtatcttattttctttattttatcttttactcTTTGTGTTGTGTGAAAAAATAGGCGGAAAACCACCACTGAACTTTTTCCAATATTATCATGTGAGGTAATAACaaaagttaaaaacacaattattgtCAATACCAGTAAATATATAGACATCAACCAAATGCAACAATGCAATATTGTGAAAAGTGGGTTCGGACAACCTGATCTTACAAGAATTTGTAAcgacgaggtggctaattcgtttGAATTTGCGTAAtatgaattgtacaaaaatgtacaattgttAAGAAAGGCAATAATGAAGCTCCTCCtttaaccccacccctaaacctaacgtcactgaATGCGTTTACGTTCACATTCTTACTGCGATTATGCTGATAAGAAGTAAGATCATGTTAACGTGtaaaatggtttcattttatcGAGGAAAGGTCGATAAAACTTTCTCCCAGTTGTGATAATGCGCAATAGAAAAAGTCTCACAACGGTCAAATAATGTCTAAAAGTCCGCTCctgaatcatgcagttgatgtagaaacggTGCATGTTTACGCACTCACTGTTGTAAAAGCAAATTGTATtcaaactagggctgtcaaacgattaatcgcgattaatcgcatccagaataaaagtctgtctTTGCATAGTGCAAGTCTGTTTACCGTGAATATTAATTTAGTATTAATTTAGTATTACGCATATATATTtagtgtatgtatatatttagaaaatgtttacatgtatttatttatatttgccaataaattaaattatatgtaaagttttattaatattaaaattatatatttttcttaaataaatgcgtATGTTTTTAGAactacaaaattaaaatgcactgtacacatacatacattaaGTTAACCCAAACttttaatcacgattaatcgtttgacagccctaattaaaACGTACTAAAAAGAACTTTCGTATTAATTTGAATTAGCCTCGAAGAGTTTCTGTTAGTTTGGAACAAcgtgagggtgagaaaatggcagattgtttttattttaaggaaatATGCCTTTTaacttacaaaataaacattattcacAAATAAAACGAGTTCCATAAGACCAAAACTTTCTCAAATGGGCCCATTGTGTTATTGCCTgaagacataaataaaaatctgcatGTAGGAAAGGATGTATAAACTCTGGTCGTACCTGAGGGCCACTGAGACTTCTCTGCTGTAACTCTTCTAACTCCTTCTGCACCTCCCACACGCGGCCGCCCATCTCCTCCTCACGGTTctacaggaaaaaaacaaaacccttGAGCCATTTCTGACAATAGAGCCAGACTGTATTCATTTTCTTCTAATACACGGAGgtcttaaaatacaaacaattacaTCTATTAGCTGTGAAAATAATcctttaacaaatatttaacacaCTTCACCGTCAGGATAGTGAAACTAAAATTAGGCAACATAAGGTCTCCATCATTCTCTACACGTCCAGTGAGGTGGTAGTCTGAGGTAATCGTTTCCTGATGATACACAAACTATTAACTGAAACCTGAATGTTGTGACTTCATATGCTGGAATTTAGCGATAAACTCTTCACGAGATTCCTCCTGCGCCaatgttttacaaatgaaaagatGGTGTTTCCAAGCgatgaaacaaaacaagagtCTTTCAATGGACCCGTTTTATCTGCTATTCATTTGTTGACCAGTGCAACAAACGTGACATTAATTCTATAATAGACAAAATTACTTCAAGTGACTGTGTCTGAAGTTGCTGTACCTGAAGGACCAGCTCGTAGCGCTGAACCGTTCTGTTCAGGTCCTCGTCCTTCTGAGCGATTATTTTTTGAAGCTGGTTCACTTCTTCTCGATTGCTGTTTATGAGTTCGGTTTCAACACCCTGAGCTTTCTCTGTGTGGACATGGACACGAAAATACAATAAGAAGACAAGAGGGTCAGCATAGGGTCTACATCACTTCCATCCTGGATGAATTACACGGCAGGATTGAAAACACATGGTATATCAATAATGCATTTCATATCTTACATTCACTAAGACCAGTAAATCAGCAAATGTGACCAACTATGAAACAGGAAAAATGTGTCTTCCATGGttatttttgattgttttcaatcaaatgttttgttttattcaagacaaaatgtaaaaactctCCTAAAGAAATTACTGGAGCGGTATCACAATATGACATTCATATTTATGCACACCATGGTAGTTAATTTTACTACAATCTTTTAGTATTTAAACAATAGCATTCTAAAGAACATTTATTCCAGGTATATTCCAAAACAACCATGGTACTACCTACTAGGCATTCATTTTTCATACCACGGTAATAGCCCGGGACTTTTATCACAGTATGTTTTGTATAGTGGTGTTGCATAGCATTTGAGTGGCAGATATAGAAAAACTGTTTCTACTGTGATTTCACGGAAGTGTTAACAATGCTGCCCATAGTTTCAATATAGTACAAATCGATAACCGCGACAAACACCGATTACCGTGATTAAACACACAATTATCGCGATAAAACGTGTTGCTTCTCACCGATGGTCTCCTTTATTGAGCCATCTAGTTCCTTCTCCTTCAAGGCCATCTGAGTGTTAAACTCCCTCATTAACTGCTTGATAGCAGAATTCTGTTTTATCTCCATATCTTCCAGTTCGAGCCTGTTAAAAAAGATCACCATTAGTATGAACCCACGGAAGAAAATGTTTCACCAGAAGAAAGCATCCATAAGTCAAGGAGCGACATGAATGACACCCGCACCTGCTTCTACgattaaaacataaatcttACTTCAGCATCTTCTCATTTTCCTCAGCCATCTCCTTTTTCAGGTAATCCAGCTCCTTCTCGTGCTCTTTCCTCAGAGAGCGGAGATCTTTCTGAAGCCGGGTGTAATCTTTGTGAAGCTTCTGTTTTTCGCTCTCAGCCTCCGTCAGCTTTTGCTGAAGATCCTTCTCTGAGGTGTTGGAATCCTCGATCAGGCACTCGCTGTTCATCTCCCCGTTGCCTTTAGGTAAACTCTGTTGTTCTCTTAGTTGGTTTTCTTTCTCTTCAAGTTTTTGCTGCAACTCTTGAAGCTTCTCCTCATACTCCTTCACCAGCAAGTCCTTCTGACTTCTCCAGTCCTCTTGCTCCTTAACCATGTCCGGCTCCATTCCTAAAGCACTGCTGGTAGTATGAGCTTCTATAACTTTCTCAACTACCACATGCTGTTTCTCTTCGATCTGGAACTGAAGCTCTTGGACAAGTGCTGTGTGCTCGAGCAGGGCCGCTGTAAGACGACTTATCTCAAATTGATAGTTTGTAATCTGTTCAACAGAATCTGAGAGTTTAGTCTCAAGCTCTCCAACTTTTAAAAGCGTCTCAACTTTTTCTCTGGCAGCAACAGCACGATCCTCCTCTTTCGCAGACACTTCTTTACGAAGATCTGAAAGTTTCTCTTCATACATGCCTTTGAGGCTCTGAAGCGAGGTCTCTTTTTCCTTACCCACTTCTCGTAGATATCGTTCATGTTCTTCTTTTAATTTAGCAACGGTCTCCTCTATCAACTTCTCATTCTCCTCCAGAGTCTTTACACGTTCCTCCTTTTCAAGCCGAGTCTGCTGGACTTCTTCTAGTTGTCTTTGCAGATCTCTGATGGCCTGCTCCTTCTCCTCGATTTGTGATGTCAACTGTTTACGAATCATACCAATTTTTTGCTCGGCTTTCTTCTTCAACTCTGCAAATTTACCAGTAGTCTCAGAGGATGCTGCTCTCACAGCCTCCTCTTTTGCTCTGAGAATCTCCGCCTTCTCAGTCTCAAACTCCTTCCGCTGGGATTCCAGTTCCAATCTGGCAGCTTGGAGATCTGTCTGCGAGGACTGCAGACTTTCCTCGGTTTTCTGGACTAGGGCGTCACTGTGAGAGCTAAGGTCCTGAGCTTCCTGCAGTCGTTTCACCAGCTCCATCTTTTCATTTTCACGAATAGTTTGGTGTTGCTTCAAATCTGCCGCGAGCTGCTCCAGTTCTTTCGTTCGAAGATCTATTTGCTCTTCAAGCTCGCAGATTTTCTTCGAGCAGCTTTCAAGCTCTGATGTCAGGGACTGAACCCTCTGCTCTTTTTCACTAAGTGCCTGGTCCATCTCGGACTTACTCATGGAGTGATTGTCAATGCTGGCAGTGAGCGTCTGAAGGTGCAGATCCTTTTCAGACATCTGCTTCTCTAGGTCCGAGATTTTTTCCTGAAGGGATTTAACAGTGCTGTGGCTCTGTTTGAACTTGGGTTTGAGTTCAGAGAGTTTGTTCCTGAGTGAGTCTGCCTGCTCTTGAAGAGAGCTCTTCTCTTTTTCCAATCCTTTCACGGTCTCATTCAGTTGGTGTGCAAGCCTTTCCTTTTCCTCACCGTGCTGCTGATTCAGCAGAGATATGGCTTCTTCTTTCGCAGTTATGCTACTTGATAACTGGGTCTTCAGGTCATTTATGACCGATTCTAGGTTACTTATTTGCATAACGTGAGAATTGAGATTTTCTGATatgcttttgttttcttcacaAAGCTGCTCGATGCGAAGGTCCTTCTCGGAAAGTCCAAGAGAGCTACTTTGCGCAACAGTTTGCAGAGTCTCCCTTTCGTCTTGTAAGGCTTTGAGATTTTCAGAATTCGCATTAAACTGAAGAGTCAACTCATCAAAAGCGCTCTTTAGATTCTGGTTCTCTTCAACTGTCTGTTGAAGTTCTTTCTCTAAAGTATGAATTCTGTTGTCCTTTGTCAAGGAAGCATTACCAAGATATGCGACTTTCTTCTGATGATGCATAATTCTATGTTGTAACTCTCCAACCCTTCCCCCAACTTTCTTAAGCAGCTCTTCGGAGAAACCATCCAACTTAACATGAGCGTCTTGACAACACTTCTCCAGCTCCTTTGTGACGGCACATAGGTGTTCATGAaagtctttttctttattttgcagttCAGCGGTTTTCTCTGCAAGCATCTTCTGGAGATCCTTACCCTCTTTACATTTGGAAGCGTCTAGCACGCTTAACTTTTGTTGGGTGTTGTTCAACTCTTCGGATAAGCTCTGTATTCTCTCTTTGTTGGCATCCTCTGCTTTTCTGAGCTCGTCCTGCAAGATGTTTCTTTCATTCAAGGCCTGGTTCAGATTCTTCTCCATGGTTTCCACTTGTCCTTTAAGTAAATCCTCTCCTGTGGATACACTCTCCAGCTTGCTTGCTGTCTCCCTGAGCTCTGTTTGTAGTTTCTGCACAGTGGTTTCTCTCATGGCAAGCTCTTCTTTGAGATTCTGTGCATCTTTAATCACCTGTTCCTTCTCTTCCTTGATGGATGAAAGCTGGCGAGATATCTCCTCCAACTCCTGAGCTTTCTCTTGTAATGAAAGCGTGTGTTTTTCCTGCATTTCCTCCTCATGCTGGTTGAGTTTCTCTTGCCAATGATGAACAAGATCTTCTTTCTCTCGCTTTTGGGTTAAGTGAAGCTTCTCCAGCTGTTCTTTGTGGTTTACCTCTAAATCCAAGACGGCGGTGCTGAGGCCTTCAGTGCTTGCTTGCGCTATCTCAAAGATCTTCTCCTTCAGTTGCTGCTCTTTTTGTTCCAACTCTTGATCTTTCTTGGATAACTCCGTCTTGGCATTCTCCTCATGTTCGAGTAGCTTTTTCTTTAACTTTTCTTGAGCTTCCATGGCTTTCTGCTTGAATTTTTCCATCTTGTTTTCCTGGGATTTAAGCTTGCAATCCAAATCTTTCCTAATGTTCTCAAGTTTCTTCTCGTGGGAATTCTTTTGGTCTTCCAGCTGTTTCCTCAACCTGTTCTGCTCCTCCTTCATCGATTTACATGTCTCCGCATGCAAGTTCTCTCTTTCGAATAGGTCCTTTTGGACCTGCTCAAACTTTTGATCTAGTTCTTGAAGTTCCTTCGTCTTTTGTTCGAGGCACACCTGTTTCTCTAGACAATCATTACGCATAGTCTCAAGAGCCTTTTCAAGACCTTCCACTTGGTTCCTGGTTTGTTGGAGATCTTCTGCAAGCGTACTAATCTGAGAAGTGGCTTCATCGAGCGCTTCTTTGTCGGACTGTGACCTCCGTCTGAGCTCCTCTAACTGGACACTTTCATCCTCCACTGCCTGCTTGACATTGTCCTGTAAAGACTGTTCTTTGATCACATGTTCCTTCAGAGCTTTCTCCTTCTCCTCCAACAGCATCTTCAGCTGATTCAGCTCTTCTTTAAGCGTTTTCTCCACCCCTGCAAACGTTTCTTCATTCTGATGTTGTGTAGCCTCGAACACAGCCTGAAACTTCACTTGTTCTTCCTTGAGTTTCTTTTCAAACTCTTGTCGCATGGATTGACTGTCCGTTTCCATCGAAGAAAGCCTTTCTTCCAGCTGTTTTTTACTCTTCAGTACATCAGAAAACTCAGAGGAAAGTGTGTCCAGCTCTGTTTGCTTGTCACTTAACTTATCCAGCATCTTTTGGTTCATATCTTCTACATGAGAATGAAACTCTTCGTCTTTGTCTTTCAAAACCGTTTCTACGCCCGATTTGTGTTTTTGCACGAGCTCTTCCATAGCGACATTATGCTGCTGGTCAAGGTTTGTTATCTGCTCTGTCCTTATCTTTACAAGCTCTTCCTGGTGATTTTCCTTTAGAGCTGCTATTTCAGCATCATGTTTCTCTCTCAGTTCTTCGACCTGTGCTGAGACATCAACCGACTCAGCAACGTCCTTTTCCGAGTCACCCATGCAACTTTCAAGCTCTTGAATTCTctgtataaaacataaaaatgaccaTTACTTCAAGAATTGAGATTTGCTGATATACTGTATTGCCATAGATCCTACAAAGCAAAGGCGCTGGCAGTTTTTCAAATCTACGGCTTAATTTGGCACTGTAAAGAGAGTATGGATATCCTGTTGATCTACTCTCAGATAAGTCAGCGGATAAACTCACCGTTTTGGCAGATTCAAGCTCCAGCTGTAGTACCTTGACCTTGTTGTCGCCCTCGGCCTGTATTGCAGCTTTCTGCAGCTCAGCGTCCTCCAGTGCGAGAGATGcctgctgctctctctcttgTGCCAAGAGCAGCAGCTCTTCTTGACACTGCTCCTACGGTAAATAAAAAGAGCATTAGCAATAAACGCCTATTTATTCAAATAGATCATATTTGCACAGCTAGCAAGGCGAATTCAAAATGATGTCACTGGTTAGCCAAGAAAATGAAGGACATGCCACTGCTTGTTTGATCTGGGTGCTCAGTTCCTGTTCTTTGTTTGCGAGAGCCTCCGAGTGTAACCGCTCCATTTCTGCTATCCTATCCTCGGAAGACTTCTGAAACAGACATTATAACATTTGATTTATCATAACATCCCAAAGATCATAACTAGTCAAGCATTTGAAATGCAAAACTCTCTTCCCAGTTGttcaaacattttgtgtgtttaaaaaatgtatagtgtACTAAAAGCCAAATTaacatttgaatacatttttatgactcATTCTTGTCTATTGTCTAATTTTGGTAAATATGTAcgttttaatttaatcaaaaaTCCAAGTGaactttttctgttttattaacaGTTTACAAAAGAGGGCCTGATACATGaaacgtttgtgtttacctCCATGTCTTAACCAATCGaaaaaattaatttttataagAAATCATGTAGAAAGAATTGCCACTTGATGATTCACATTCCAactacatataaaataataagttGATAGTAGCAACTTGAAATATCTCAGTTGACCAGTACTGCAGCTTGACTTGTTAAAAACATCAACAGACTCAAAATGTTGCTCTTCCATAAAATACTGGCTTGTGAACACCTAGCTTATGCAAACTAAGACATAAGCATCTTTCTCATGGAACACATTACGGGTCTGATGAAGGAAACAGAACCAATTTTCTTTGTCTTACCGAATATCTGCCTCAGACACATGTGGACCGAATGCGGTTATAAATGTGGCATCAATTTGGTCAATTTTGATTTACAATTGCAATTCAGTTAATGTATCATACAGCAATGCACAGAGGTAGAACTCATACGTATGTCGATCTATAAAAGCACACAACCTTCATGAGAACTGTGAGGTCACAGAGGTTCAAACTCTCATGCGCTCACTTCTCTGGATGAATGTGACACTGTAAGTGGATGATGGCTTTTCCAGGCACAACATTTTTAAGCTAAACACTCCAAGCAAATGGAGACCGAGCATAGGCAACATATCAAAAAGCGAAGACAAATGGCGTAAACTCTCCACAACTCCATTCCTGATCCAAGCGTCTTAAATCATTGAATCTCCTCAAAGCCGTTGAGAAGGCACATCTGTGAACACAGCTGacaaatgtcagtttttatCAGTAACAAGTGTCCTCCAAAACATCTTACAATTTGAAAGGAAAATGTTAGTAAAGCTGTTTGtttcaaaattataattttttatccaTGACCATTTTCCACCCTCTCCCTGTCCTTCGGAAGTAAACAACACTTTTTCGTGATGacttacacacacacccatTGCATGTGAAATAAGAAATTGAGCTTTGCTTGCCTGCAAGATTTTAATAACAGTCTCTTTGCAAAGTCTGCTTGTGacggattcacaaaacaatcCATCCTAAAACGTTTGAACAGACGAATCAACGCGAAGATACCGACGTTTATTATTAGACTATTATTCGGTTCGTGGaatgtacatttaatttatagttTACACGGTGAGAACAATGGCCTCGTTTTCAAAAGTCGCCATTTTCAGGCCCATAAAACGCATTGTTGTGgttaaatgaatgcattaataGCTTTTCGTTGAAGTTTTGTCATGCAAATATTCAAGCATAAAAAtgccttaaataaaaaaagaccaaaacttgtaaatcattttcacaaaattatatgtgtttacataatgtttaaaagtgtattttagttTCTGATAAAATAGTGGCAAGCACACCTTCATGATGGTGACCACTTCTTGCTTGACTCGGGTGAGCTCCTGCTGAAGATTCTTTCTCTCCTCCTCACTGGTTTTCTCCACCTGCTTCATCTGCTCTTCCATGCTGACCTGTAGTTTACGACGGGCCTCCTCGGCCCGATGAGCCACACCCAGAGCTCGCTCCAGCTCCTCAAACGCTGGACAAACAGCACAGTTAGCACATCCGGATCCCGTAAACAGAGATCACAAGAGACAGAATCTCACTCACCGGCTTTCTCTGATTTCTCCTTCTGTTCCTGTAGTTCGTCTTTCTGTGTGAGAGTCTGCTGGAGTCTGGACCGCAGCTGAGCGATTTCCTCTTCCTTCATCTCCAGGGTCTCATGCATCTGATGCTTTGTTTCAGCGATGACCATGCCCTTCAAAATTCACCacttcagtattttttttacatttttttctttgctcTTTAGAGCTTTATTAGACGGGTGAAAAAGATAGGAAAACAagcctaaccctaaccctaaattGGGACACAGACTCAGTGTTGCCCGAAATGCTTCTGCGCATTCCCACTTGGCTCTCTGAGCCTTAAACAGACTTCACAATTTTGAAagtcaacaaaaaaaatattgggaTCAATATCTTCTACTAACACTGatgataaacattaaaataacctAATGCTTGTGCATCTATTATATGCCGGTTGCTTAGCTCTCCAAAGTTTTTTCTGTCCTCCAATAGTCTAAACCTAACCAAACGCGACATGATGAGATTCCTGCAATAAGCAATTTGTTTGTCCATACTGAACGCGAAAAAGGGGCGAGACGAGACAATCAATCACAAAACAAGTTGGTCTCTGTCCACGCAGCCTCACACGCTGCAACAAAAGAGTGCACAAACAGAGATGCGTCCTGTTCTCATGATTTCAGCGATGCCTCACCGGACGCTTTGCTATAATCTTAGAATCAAAACGCATGTCATCAATTTATAGCCAGTCCTAATCCATGTTTGccgattaatattcatgaggtaCAGAATTTACATCGAATGAGATCGCTGTGTGGGCGGAGCTGTCAGCCGCGACGTCGCGTAAATAAAAAACGTTTCTAAAATAGAAACGGCCGTTGCCCATCACGCAGCGCTGTCGGGGCTGGTTTGGACAAAACCTTTGGTTAACATGGAAGAGACACCTTTTATCGCGCGTCGCGGGGTCACATCAGTTGGTAAGGACACATGTTAGGAAGCTGCTCAAATCATATCTGATGTATGTTTGCGCTCCTTTCACATTCCATACAGGCGTTCAGCTCTATCcagcaaaataaatgtcaaatgctAATGCACGATTTGTTCAGAATTCACTAGCAGTGAGTAAGctctttatatttcacatgaaACCTTCCTAAATGAGACCTTAAAGACCTGAAAAGCATGACTTAATTACCTCATCcaacataaacatttgactgagcacaactgaaaatatgaaatttgtGGGGCTCAATCACAGGTCGGCCTAACTTTTAGGCTTAATATATtgcttctgtaaaatattttttactgaGACAATGAAAAATTTATCAATCGATATTTATCCAAGTTGTCTGAATATGTTTGTATAATGTAACATTCAATTTTACATCAAATAACATCAATTTTCTCCTTATTCTCTGGCCCAGAAAAACTAAATTCCAACCCTTCTATATTACCTCcccaaataataacaaaacaaagcaatgcTTTCTGACATTTTAGTTTAGACGTGTCAAAGTGAGCGGCCAAAAGGAAATGCACACTTcaattctattttaaaaaagctttccGGGATAATACGTCCACCAGTGGAATAAGAATTCTTCCATTCATGCTGGCCTATAAACATAAGACCGGTGGCAGACGCTCAGCATAGATGAACCCTTACGGGGAGTCAAATGTGTCCTGTTACAGTCTCTCACCTTGTCCTGCTCCAACTGCTCGATGAGGTTCTTGGCGTCTCCCAGCTGTCTGATCAGCTTGGTCTTCTCTGTAGTGTAAAGTTCCTAAATACAGATGATGAACGTTTTAGTACATCAGGATCAACACTTTGCAACAATCTATCCCACAGGTCTAGACAACCTGTTTATAAGCATCTCAGCATCTTAGAAATGTCCAGAGCAGCTGGAAACCAACCTGAAATTATGACATCCAGAATGTGGAAAAAAAGGTCAAACTGAGTATCAAGAGAAAAGCTTTTTCTGAGGCTGtcacaacacattttatcaGCCAATTTGACTGAATGAACCAGTAATGAAACACTGAACTGCCAAGCCCCCCTTATGTCCTCCAATTGGACAGTCACAAAGTTTTTACAATCAACAAGCTTTTAAACACAGATCTGCGACACGTTGATTCAATACTATTTAACGTTGCAACAAACCTCTGGCAATTGTAAGAGCCTATAAAAACAATTCCATtcaattaatttgtattattttattataactttTTGATATTATTACCATCATATACTGTggtaaattaattaattttctaAACATTGCTTTCTACCTACATCCCAAAACAATATTACACGCGTTTCCTATATAGAAtggcttttttaaaataaatgttaactaaaacattattttacatagCAAAAGCCCTAAAATGAAATgacagatatacagtatatgatggTTGGCCATTTCTTCAAACTGTTTTGGTATGTATGGATATGCCAATTTCCTTATTCGCTATTTGACTATATATTAAGTCAATTTTATAATTTCGAAGTATGCGATATTTATATtgcaatattataatttttatgattattattatattataattacaaTATTATAATTGCTATGAATAACAGATAATTTGATAATCGACAATGAGTATGACAATCTTTAAGTCAGAATTGTTGTACACTTAGTATagctaaaatacttttttttttaaattatgctaTGCTATgttatattcaaaatataaatattattaatataaataatttattattcagTTTTTTCCAAATTTTTGGATTTCACAATAAGACACAttgacagtttatttgtcaactacacAGGTACTGACTGTAAAACTGCAAAATACAATATGGTGAAAAGCTCTATAATAACTCATTTGAATAGAATGGCACTTTAAAGTGTCATTATTCTGAACAGTTCTCCCACATCAACAACATGGTTGTATAcgatatataacaaaaaattcAATAACAGGCGATTTCTTTAAACCACAGGGATGTGTGAACCAAAACATATCCACAGAACTTCTGTCGCTGATAAACACAGACGTACAAACCAAGCCACATCCACATCACAGAAGCCAGTGGAGTCTTCACACCAAAACCAAGAGAACCAACATTTATCCCTCAATTACAGCCCATCGACATCAGCCACACGGGTCCATGCCACAGGGTACAGCGGTTACTCCACTTCCAGTTTCTCAGTCTGACACTCAAAACCACAAGCAAAAAACTGAATAGAACTGCAACAGTATAGAGTATGAAATTCATGTTTTGCTTAGGCAAGCATCGCAATAACTATCAAACAGTTGAACCCATTTTAACCCTACCCTTGAATCTGAAGTTTTCCCTGAGCTGCAGACATGAATGAGGAGAGGTGTGTTTACTTTTCTACACGATGATCAACATGATTTCCAACATACAATGTGGCAAAATggtaaacaaatcaaaacattcCGTGCAACCGAATAGTAACGTACAGACACCTTGGCAACACGCTAGCGGAAAGGTTGCTTTTTTTCTATTGGCCGCAAAGAagagaaagatgtttttttctctgatGCAGAGAGTTGAACATAAATCTGAAATGATTTAATGGTCCTGCAGAACGAAAACTACTACAAGGGTCAATCA of Triplophysa dalaica isolate WHDGS20190420 chromosome 11, ASM1584641v1, whole genome shotgun sequence contains these proteins:
- the golga4 gene encoding golgin subfamily A member 4 isoform X1, which encodes MFKKLKQKVIDEQLSPRNISQGSSAERRSNSSFMHQDAPYSPTDRELLAEMIAEPALLSEYTIFALDSSNRPRAAQVPSVSISRAAGSSPRGSVNGDGITSPQKEEGQSLAQKLQQKVSSVESLLRGSGRGDGLFRSASRDNLVRSSSRESLTLIGENEAQPPAFDPPSDIESEAEEMPGSVETLSKEQLLNRLHRVERSLGNYRGKYSELVTAYRTVQRDKEKTQAILSQSQDKALRRIGELREELQMDQQAKKHLQEEFDATLEEKDQMITVLQTQVSLLKKRLQASGGVVSEVDTSSSPDAVDASADLQSPRKDDSSTLNDAEGSSEVDVEVLQKRVKRQESLLQRCKEMIRSSKERTAQLGSENEVLQRQLQERLQELEKIKELYTTEKTKLIRQLGDAKNLIEQLEQDKGMVIAETKHQMHETLEMKEEEIAQLRSRLQQTLTQKDELQEQKEKSEKAAFEELERALGVAHRAEEARRKLQVSMEEQMKQVEKTSEEERKNLQQELTRVKQEVVTIMKKSSEDRIAEMERLHSEALANKEQELSTQIKQAVEQCQEELLLLAQEREQQASLALEDAELQKAAIQAEGDNKVKVLQLELESAKTRIQELESCMGDSEKDVAESVDVSAQVEELREKHDAEIAALKENHQEELVKIRTEQITNLDQQHNVAMEELVQKHKSGVETVLKDKDEEFHSHVEDMNQKMLDKLSDKQTELDTLSSEFSDVLKSKKQLEERLSSMETDSQSMRQEFEKKLKEEQVKFQAVFEATQHQNEETFAGVEKTLKEELNQLKMLLEEKEKALKEHVIKEQSLQDNVKQAVEDESVQLEELRRRSQSDKEALDEATSQISTLAEDLQQTRNQVEGLEKALETMRNDCLEKQVCLEQKTKELQELDQKFEQVQKDLFERENLHAETCKSMKEEQNRLRKQLEDQKNSHEKKLENIRKDLDCKLKSQENKMEKFKQKAMEAQEKLKKKLLEHEENAKTELSKKDQELEQKEQQLKEKIFEIAQASTEGLSTAVLDLEVNHKEQLEKLHLTQKREKEDLVHHWQEKLNQHEEEMQEKHTLSLQEKAQELEEISRQLSSIKEEKEQVIKDAQNLKEELAMRETTVQKLQTELRETASKLESVSTGEDLLKGQVETMEKNLNQALNERNILQDELRKAEDANKERIQSLSEELNNTQQKLSVLDASKCKEGKDLQKMLAEKTAELQNKEKDFHEHLCAVTKELEKCCQDAHVKLDGFSEELLKKVGGRVGELQHRIMHHQKKVAYLGNASLTKDNRIHTLEKELQQTVEENQNLKSAFDELTLQFNANSENLKALQDERETLQTVAQSSSLGLSEKDLRIEQLCEENKSISENLNSHVMQISNLESVINDLKTQLSSSITAKEEAISLLNQQHGEEKERLAHQLNETVKGLEKEKSSLQEQADSLRNKLSELKPKFKQSHSTVKSLQEKISDLEKQMSEKDLHLQTLTASIDNHSMSKSEMDQALSEKEQRVQSLTSELESCSKKICELEEQIDLRTKELEQLAADLKQHQTIRENEKMELVKRLQEAQDLSSHSDALVQKTEESLQSSQTDLQAARLELESQRKEFETEKAEILRAKEEAVRAASSETTGKFAELKKKAEQKIGMIRKQLTSQIEEKEQAIRDLQRQLEEVQQTRLEKEERVKTLEENEKLIEETVAKLKEEHERYLREVGKEKETSLQSLKGMYEEKLSDLRKEVSAKEEDRAVAAREKVETLLKVGELETKLSDSVEQITNYQFEISRLTAALLEHTALVQELQFQIEEKQHVVVEKVIEAHTTSSALGMEPDMVKEQEDWRSQKDLLVKEYEEKLQELQQKLEEKENQLREQQSLPKGNGEMNSECLIEDSNTSEKDLQQKLTEAESEKQKLHKDYTRLQKDLRSLRKEHEKELDYLKKEMAEENEKMLKLELEDMEIKQNSAIKQLMREFNTQMALKEKELDGSIKETIEKAQGVETELINSNREEVNQLQKIIAQKDEDLNRTVQRYELVLQNREEEMGGRVWEVQKELEELQQRSLSGPQGIDELNLQLAEKTTLLSEARLKEQEYHDRIHALEDKIRRSQKHTVVTHLGSTYKDASHNSTDPFSEPTEFEYLRKVMFEYMMGRETKTMAKVITSVLKFPPDQAQTVMEREDSRAMPWLR